A window of Ursus arctos isolate Adak ecotype North America unplaced genomic scaffold, UrsArc2.0 scaffold_16, whole genome shotgun sequence genomic DNA:
TTGGGTTTATCTGAACGCCTTTTTCAAAATGCAGTTCCTCCTCAGGCCCCGGCCCGCTGGCCGGGGGTGCACTGTCTTCGCCAAGGCTCtcaggggagaagaggaagagaaaagaggccTGAGTAGTGTTGAGATTGGGCAGGTGGGGACGCTTTGTACACCTGCATAGAAAGTCTGGGTCTTGTACTAATTTAAGTGCTAAGTGTTTGGAGGGAGgtaatgggggaagggaggatgaTGTAATTGGATTTAGGCTTTAAAAGGattcctgtggctgctgtgtggagcACAGAATATAGGGGGACAAGGGGCCTGTGAGGGGCCACTGCCAAGGTTCAGGCAAGGGATGGGTGTGGGCCGGGATAATGGTGATGGAGGAGACAAGTGCATGGGTCAGAGGTATATTTTGGAGTCAGTTACATATAGGAGGTGAGGGAGTAGGAAGAGCGAAGAATGATTCATAACTCCTCATTTCCAGTTAGAATAATTGGGCGATTGGTAGGGTATTTACTGAAAAGGGGAAGACTTGGATAAGTGCCCATTAAATTAAACACTGTATCAGGGTGTGCGGGATGATAATAAAGTAGCGATTAAAATGTCTCAAGCACTAACTGtgtgtcaggtactgtgctagCTCCTTTTGTTCCTGGCTCAGAAACCTGTGAGGTAGGTGCTATTCATATCTCCATGTCTCAGAAGGTAAAATGACACAGCTCACAACGGGCAGCAGGATTCATACCTGGGTATTGCGGAGGCTCTATAGCCAGCACTCTTAAGAGACTGCTGTCTCCTTAGTTCCTTAGTAGTTTCTGTGGTGTTAGTACCATctcagtgccccccacccctgctttgcTGTCTAGTGTGACTGGGCTTCCTGTGATACTAGTCAGAATCAgctggacaggggcgcctgggtggcacagcggttgagtgtctgccttcggctcagggcgtgatcccggcgttatgggatcgagccctacatcaggctcctctgctgtgagcctgcttcttcctctcccgctccccctgcttgtgttccctctctcgctgactgtctctatctctgtcgactaaataaataagatctttaaaaaaaaaaaaaaaaagaatcagctgGAGGAGCTTGTCCAGGGGTAGGTTTCTACTCccctggtgattctgaaatgCCCTGAAGCTTGAGCGTTAGCACTGCAGTGAATAATAACGAATTATCTGTTTAATCAGCAAACATTTCCCCAGCACCTTCTCTGTGGAGAGGACTCCTGCCCAGAGCATTGTCTGTAAGGACCTGGAAACTGAATAGGGGAAGAAGTACATTTACACATCAGTGTGTTTTGGGCGTGACATTGGAAGAAACCCAGGAATGATGCCTTGTCTGTTGGGTTTTTACAGCCCCTGGTCTGTTGGGAGGTGATGGTTTGGGGCAAGAGGGAGCTGAGTTCCATCTTGCCCCTGTGCTTTGCAGATTGTGGACCTGGACACCAAAAGAAATCAGAACCGGGAGGGGCTACGGGCCCTGCAGAAGGATCTCAGCGTCTCTGGTAAGTCAAGGTTTCGTCACTGCAGCCCTGGAGGTGTGTTGTTTTCCTTCTAAGGCTTTCAGCTTATCCCTAATAGAGTCAGAAGCCATACATGCATGACACAGcctgtggagaggagggagaaaatgtTGCAGGTCTGACGCAGACTATGGTTCAGGGTTTCAGCTGTGGTTCGGGGGGGTGCGTGGGCTGGGGGGGTTAGCTGCTCAATCATCGATGGCACTaggaggtgctgggagagggtGTGAACACAGTGCAGTTCCTGTTCTTGTGTTCTTACAGATAAAACTACGTGATACATAATTGGAAGCTGTGAGAAAGTTGAGGAAGGAATTGGACTTGGGGTGGGTGTTGGAGGAGGGGATGAGGGCTCTTGAGAGGAGGCCAGGTGGGtgtgacgggggtgggggggcggggggcagtggtGAGGCTGGAGAGATGGGCAGAGGCCAGGCAATAATGAAGAGCTTTGGAGGCCGAGCATTTAAAGTGCACCAGAAAGCCTGAAACCTTCTCGTTGCTTCTCATCTCACCAGAGTAAAACGCAGAGTCCTGCAAGACCCCCTTGTCCTCTCCAACATCCTCTCTGCTACTGTGCCCTCACTCATCAACTCGGTTCACACTGGTCTGTTTGCTCTTCCTAACACCCCAAGCAAATTACTGGTCTTTGCTGTTCCTGTTTCCTTTGTCTGGCTCACTCTTTCCTTGGATGTCTGCAGGgctcatgcctcagtttcttcaggtCTCTGCCTAGATGTCACATAAATCAGTGAGGCCTTGTCAGACCAGCCGGTAGAGTAACAGGTCCTCCCCTACTCTGGCATTCCCCATCCctcttaccctgctttatttttctccagagtACTTAGCCTTATCAGGGTCTCACGAATCATACcttatttattccttctcctCCACTATATCATAAGCCCGATGAGGGCAGAAACTGTCTTGTCCTGCTGTGTTCTCAGCATCTAAAACAATGCCTGGCAGAGAGTAGCTGCTCAGAAATATTCGTTGAAAGAGTGACCATTTGCCGTTTCAGAAGACGTGATGGTTTGCTTCGGGAACATGTTTATCAGGATGCCTCACCCTCAGACGAAGGAAATGATTGAGAAAGGTAAGGCCCTTTGGGGGTGGGTCAGGGCCATGGCTCCCCCGCCAGCCTCAGTCTTAACCCAGCACTGAGAGGCTTTGGGCTATTTGGTGAGAGGCAGCTGTGTTACAGGGCTCAGACAGATGTGAGTGTTAATCGCTGCTCTGGCGCTCGGAGTTATTTCCTCCTCTCTGAAGGAGGGGGTGCGTCTGCAGAGCATAGTTGTGAAGTGCAGATAAAACTGTGCGTACTTAGCCTAGTGCTTGTTTATCACTGAGGAACGAGCTGGGCCACAGATACAGAAAACCCGACAAACGGAGGCTTCAGGAAATCTGGTTCTGTTTTCCTCATCAGTAGTTGTCCAGAGGTGGGCGGTCCAGGACTGGCACTGACGATCAGCACGGTCACCCTAACGTATTCTTGGAGGGGCTGTGTCGTCATTGCAGGCCTCGTGTCCACAGGCCAGGCTGCAGGAACGGCAGAGGGCTTTCTCCATACATGGCCTTGCCTTCTATTTCACAATAACACTGTGCTCCTCGGAGACTTCTGACATCTCGTTGGCCAGAACTAAGTCACgtggcccccctccccccaaggctGCAAGGGAGCCTGGCAGAGTGCgcttttatttttcacatccCCTGCCATAGTGACTGCACTGAAAATGGAGGTTTGGGGAGAGCGAGTCTCTAGGGTCTGCCACAGCCTGGGCACTCAGCGTGTTACTCAAATCTTCATCGTAAAGGCAAAAAGTCAAGGTGCAGTTGGGTCCTTGGctggaaaaaggaaagattatgcatgttttctcttcccccacccttgAAAATGTATGTGCCAAGAGGAACACAAGGTCACCCGAAGGCAGAATCTCCCTATCCctgttgaaataaaattttagcaaagGAGACTATATCAGCTTAGAGAAGTTTCCAGCTTCCTGTCGAAAAGTACACACTAATATTATGGTTATAAAATTAAGAGTTGTCATTGCTCTTGAGTGGTGGGCTACAAGGCCCCTCAGGCTGAGCTTTCAGAGGGGGTCACTTGCCTGGGTTCAGGATCTGGTCCTCAGCTGTCTTGGCCCACAAATGTGTGCTTGTCACCGTACCTAGAAGGGTTCTGGGACCTTATCATCACTCGTTCTCAGGGGTCGATGCGAGCTAAACAAGTTCCTAAGAGACCAGGGTTCTCATTTACCATGAGCACTAGAGCCATTGCCCAGGCCAGAGGGCTCGGCTGCTCAGGGCTTGTccccatcagaaagaatgaaaatctgTGGGGAAGACAAACTAGCCAGCACGTCATCGTGAGCAGGTGGAGTCGGGTGACAGTAGGCAATTTTGTCACCAAGCATTGTAGCCTCTGCTTCTCTTCATGCTGTTTGCCTTCAGGTGCGATCCGTCTTGGCAAGATAACCTCTCTGTGCACGGCGAGTTGGGTTAAGCTTGAGCATTCGGCTGGCCCGCTGGTTGTTTAGGTCACATGTTACCACGGTCACGTTGTTTGAAAACCGCTCACCTTGATGGGCTTGGGTTTGTAAGATTCCTTAGCCACACATTTTCCAACCATCTTGGACGGGCTGGGTCTAGGTTCTGCATTCTGGTCTGATGTTTCAGTTTTTTGTAATTTCACTGTGGGAGGGGCACCTAAGGTCCAGATACTGCCTTCCCCGCCCACTGAGCAGCCCAAGGTACTTTGCAGAATGAAAACAGGTCAGTGGACAGAGTGGCAGGTACTCAGTCCTGTCCTGGGGTCACTCAGCTGTCTTGGGCAAATCACCTTCTTTCTCTAGCTCTTCAGTTCCTTCCTCAGTTGGTCTCTGAAGTCCCCTTTTTCCCGAATGCCAGGAGCCCTCGCTCTCAAGGAGGCCGGGGAGAAGCTGACATCCCTGGCTGCCTTTGGGTCAGTGTGTCTGCAGTATAACCCCATCCTTCGCCTGCCTCATTTTTTCAGATCAGGATCATCTGGATAAAGAAATAGAGAGACTCCGGAAACAACTTAAAGTGAAGGTCAACCGCCTCTTTGAGGCCCAAGGTatgggcctggagggaactgggAACCAGGAGAGGAGAGAACTGTCAATGTCAGCGTGGACTTTacagagcaggggtgggaagCCCCTCCCAGGTGGGCGGGagagggcctgggtggcacatgaGCCTCCTGGAGGCTGTGGGCAGGGGCAGTGGCCGAAGCCACCCAGAGATGGAATGGGCAAGGTTTGCGGGGTCTTATTCCTGTCACAAGTCTTTTTCTAGCCATAAGGGGAACGGCCTGGGGTATCTCACGTTATATCCTAGGGCATGGTATAGGAACCAGGACAGCTCTGAGGGGACGCAGAGGGCCTCAGTCAGATGGTCAAGGGCAGAGCTGAACTTCTGGGTAAACCTCACCACTCCAGATTGGTCACAGGGCTGGCAGAAATCGGTAGGTTTCTGGGCAGTAGTCGTGACTCTGCAGGTTCTTGGTGACTCATGTGCTTTGTCAGTGCATTGCAAAATTTGAGGCCCTTCCCTGTTGGACCTTAAGGCCAAGTGTTTGGCAGCCTGAATGCAGCATAAGCCCCTTTCCTGGGCCTGACTCCAGGGCCAGCAGGAGGTTGGATAACAGGAGGCCCAACTCGCTGATGGATTGTTTTCTCCCCCAGGCAAACCAGAGCTAAAGGGTTTTAACTTGAACCCCCTCAACCAGGATGAACTTAAAGCTCTCAAGATCATCTTAAAAGGATGAAATTCAAGAACCAAGACGGGGGACCTAAGACAGCATCCCCCCTCTGTGGTCATGGAGGACCCAGGACTCCCCAGCTTTATAACCTGCAAGGATATGATTGCCCTGCTAGGAGACAGGCGTCAGCAGTCTGCGCATGAGAAGCCTCTGTCTGTGGGGATTGGCTGCTCTGTGACGGCAGGAGGGAGCCCTCAGCCTGCCAGTGTCTGCTGGGTCCGACCGCTGGAGCTGGATGGACACAAGACCCATTGATAGACCCCGGCAGCCACCagtggtgggtgggggctgtgcCGGTGGGGGGGTGAGAGTGACCGCAGCAGGCACTTGGAACAAGGGTCTCTGTTCACATGGGCCCCTGGCAGCGGCGGGCAGCGGGGGGAGCATCATTCCTGCATTCCTTTCAGGAAGAGAGGCATTCTCAGGCAGCACGTAGTGGAACTGGAATAAAGCGGGAAGCCCACAGGTGGTTTCTGAATGAGGGACAGAATCTTGGGGCTTTGTAGGTCACGGCAGCCATCTGTGGGGCAGACACGCCGTTCCCCACCATGGCCTCCGCTTCGGGCTTTTCCTGCTTgcgcctgggatggagcccagagtgGATGCTGCGGATCAGACTCTGCGCCGGCTGTTCAGTCAGGAAGGCCTCCCACGGTCctgcagcgggggtgggggagggagctgccacctCGCGTGGCCCTCCACCACCTCTGACGGCAGGGCCGGGCCAGACCGCCCAGTGTTCCCACCCGCCGGCCTTTAGCGGTCTCTCGGATCCTGGGGTGAATGTGCTGTGAAGGCGGCACCGTGTCTTTCCTGTTCATTGAGGGCTTAATAAACATTTCCTAAACGAATGGTAGCTTCAATTCTTGACGTCATCTGGGCCTTCATTGAGGGCACACTGCCTTGAGGACACCACCTATGAAGGGATACTGGCTCCTGCTGGGAAATGATAACAGGACTAGATGGGCAGTAACAACGATGGTGGCCTTACCTGGTCCCCTCGCCCCACTTGGCTTCAGCCCATAATCATATGGGAACATAGGCTGGTACGGCCAGATCCtaacgtgttttgttttgttttttccaagagctagaaatttggatttttaagtTAAATCTCTGTCTTGTAAATATTGCTAATGCaggaatttttaaagacttgGGTGTTGGCCAGACAGAATACCTTACATAAGCCAAATTTGGCCCATACCTATGATTTCACATCTTCTTGAGTTTTTAAAGTAGAATTAGCATGTGTTTCCCCCATGATGGCCCTACAGTGGGGAGGTGGAATTGGAAGCTAGGTGTCTGTCCATAGTAGACTAGTTACAGGAATTGGGAGCTCCAGACTGTGGAATACGGTACACCCGTCATCAAGAGTAAGGAAGCTTTCTAAGCACTGACTGGGAACACGTTCCAAGATATAAGAAAAGCAAGTGGACCGACAGGGTCTAATCCAATCACTTGTGTGCAAACACTGCATCACCGTGTgtcgtcccccccaccccacccccccaagacAGAAGCTGCACGCTTGGAGCGCAAGGGTGAGAGACGAGGACGCAACACTGGTAGTGCCTGGGATGTGTGCCTGGCTCATGATGCATATCAACGTTGCCCCTTCCTGTCCGGCAGGGTGATGGCTAGGCCAAAGAAAAGCCAATCAGATTGGCCGTCCTGGAGATGAAAGCCTGTGCATGGGGCTATCTGGTCTTGCCTCCCTCACAGGGATGCAAAGAAGTCCCCACGCTCTGGAGGCAGGAGGCCCAGAGTGGCCTGGCTTCTGGCCCTCCCAAGGCTGGCTGGTTCACTTCAGGGGTTTGCCAGTATTTTTACTTCCCAAAACCCTTCCCCTCCCTAGGCAGTCAAAATCTGCTATTTGCAGCCAAAGAGCTGTCCTGCCACTGGGAGAGTTGCAACGGGAGGTGTCTGGGTCCCATAGCAGGTCCCCCATGGAGCGGTTCGCCCACAGCCCGCTCTTTTGCAATCTCTCCTAAACCAAGAGTAGGCTTAGGAATGGGGAATATGGAGAAAAGGCAGAACTTTTACTCTCACCCAACTCCCTATGCCATCTCCTTGCCTGCCAGGCCAAGGCTTTCTGGTTTAAAAAGCTCCCAGCTCAAACAGGAAGGTGCAGACAGGCACCTCCATCACCCAGCTGACTCATGAGACCCTCGCTAAGCAGCTCTGCCTTCCCGATCTTTACCTTGTTCACCTGGGACATGGGGATGCTCTGGCCCACCGGTTTGCAGATGGTCAGGGGAGCTCCATGAGTTCCCTGACACACCAGGTCGGGGTGTTTGAAAGGAGACAGAGCCCAGTAAGCACAATCTAAGTGCTTGAGCAAGCACACCTTAGACCAGTTCCCTAGCCCCTGAACCCCTCCTCCTGAAGGATCATTTTAACCTTTGAGACATCAAAGGGTCAAATCCAGGAGGACTTGGCTTCAGCCAACAGCATCCCCTGAGCCAGGCCCAGTGCGCAGTGACTCCAAGTAATACTTGGCCTGTGCTCATTTATTAGACGTGGTGAGGTGGGATAGCAGGGCTTGCCACAGCGGTCCTCGCTGGGCCTGATCGCCAAGCCAATCCCGCAAAGTTAAAACACGTCCAGTCCCAGGGATCGGCTGTCTCCCCGTGCAGAGGtgcccggggtggggtgggggcagccagggGACCCAGATAAGCCCCGAGCGGCCCGCCCAGCCTGCAAAGCTGCGGTCAGGCCAGAGAGAGGGAGGCGAGTGGCGCTGCTGTGCTGGAAACGGGTGGGGAGGGGACTGGGGCGGCACCTCCCGCCCGGTCCGGTCGCTGTCCCTGCCGAGGGGACTAACTGGAGGCTTTCTTCTGGCTCTGAAGGGAGCGGAACAGCTGCCTCAGCTGGGTGTTCCGGTCATTGACGCAGCCTGGAAGGGAAGCCGAGTGTTAGCTGGGATGCCTTGGTagtggaggctggggaggggcctgcaccCCCGGACGGCCAATGGTTCGCGTCCTGACTCCACTCTGCAGCCCGCAAGCAGGTCATTTATCTGCCTCCAGcttagttttctcacctgtaaaccAGGATACCTGCTTTCAGGAGCGAACGTAAGGATCACCAAAAGAAAAAGGTAACATTCATTTCGGCTTACCAGACCCCAGGTGCTGAACGTGGAGGAACGTGTTGAGCCCTCACAGGAATGATgtgtagaaactgaggctcatagaaGTTAAGAAACGTGCTCTAAATCACACCGCAAGTAGCAGAACTGAGACTTGAGCCCAGGCTCTGGAGCGCCTGAGGCCAAGCTCTTAACCACTGCTCCACACGACCTTTCCTCTTGGCTTTGCTTGCTGGAAACGCCTGGCCAGCTAGCATAGTGTCTGGCCCGTAACAGGTTGAGCATtcgcttccttcccttccccaaccccctcgGGCAGGCACAAGTGGTTAACAGACCCATTTTCCCCACAAGCGGCCCCTACGCGCCTGGGAGTGTGTCCCAGGCAGTCCCCGCTTGAGAGGCCAACACGAGCTTCCGAGacacctcctcccccagcacaTTCACCGTGTCACCCACTTTGTGCTTGTCCTCAAGGCAGGTCCATGGGTTTAGTTTAGTTGTGCCAGGCACATGGACGGCACTCACAAATGCTGGCTGAGTGACTGGATCGCTGTGGCCACAGCTATACTGGCCTGGCAGCATCTGCCATCTTTCTTAGCagccccgagccccatccctgcctcccAGGCACTTGCTGGTCATCAAGGCTTCACCGAACTTCAGGGTTTGCCAAAGTGAGTTCCGTGGGACCCAAGCTTTAACAGGTTCTTTCATAACTCCCAAATCTTCGTGTCCAGTGCTAACCTTTTTTTGGAGTTCTACACTAATTTCTGAGTTACCTGCCGATCTTTCCCCCAGGAAACCCTTCAACACTCCCCTCACTCACTTAGTCCACGCTCTTCCCACCCCAACCAGCCTGCCTTGTACTCACTACCATCCACCCAGACACTCCACAGCAGACTTGGGAATTATTTTTGAGACTTCGAAAGCAGTGGCTGTCAACCCAGGCTGCACTTCAGAGTCAGCGGGACCTTTTAAAAAGACTAATGGCTAGACCAGCTGTATCTTTACCTTCAACAGGCATTAGTGTTTTTGAAGGCTCCTGCAGGATTCCTGTAGCAGCCAAGACGGAGAGAACCACTGGCCTGCATCTTTGCCACTCAAACCAGGTCCAGGCACCAGCAGCATTCATACCCGAGGCGGATGATTGGCAAAGATGGCTGCAACGATCATTCCGCCCCTCTAGGCACTCGTCTCTGCAAGGTGCTTGGCTGCTCCTCCAGCTGGAGGTGGGGCCGTTTCCCTGCCCCGTGAATCTGGGGTGGAGCGGCTTTGACCGATGGATTGTGGCAGGATGACACTATACCGTGGGGCTTCTGAGACTTGGCCTCAAGATGCTTCCCTAGGACTTCTCTCACCTTCTCGGAACCCTGAGACTGCCATGTGAGAAGCCGGGGCTGGACTGCGGGAGGACGAGTGGTCACCCGGAAAAGACGCCCAGCTGACAGCCAGTATCAACCGCCACACGTGTGAACAAGGCTATTCAAGGCCACTGGGTCTCAGTGAATCTGCCAGGTGCCGACAGCCCTCTGAGCAACCCCAGGCAAGACCTGAAGAATCAGCAGGTAAGACAGTAGTTGTGTAAGCCTCTGGGTTTGGGGGGGGCCGGTTTGTTATATGACAACAGTTGACGAATAGAGCGccccctgggagcttgttagaaacgcaGACTCTGAAGCCCCCactccagacccactgaatcataatctgcattttaataagatttccAGATGATTATGTGCACGTCAAAGCTTGAGAGCACTGGATAGTCAGCTTCTAACAACACAACACAGCAGACCCTAGGGAATCGGCTGGAGAGAAGCCTTCCATAAATGCCCTCTCATCCGCCTTCCTCAAGCCAATTACTTGACATCCCAGGCTTCCTTGCAGCTGAGGTGGCCATGTGACCCAGTTCTTGGCAGTAAGGTGTCAGCCCTGGAAGGGTTTCCCTTTTGAAATAGAGTCAAAACCTGTAGGAAAAGTCTTGGCCTTTGGGCCTTCCTGCTTCTTCCTACCTGGGACAAGGACACAGCGTCTGAAGTTGGAGCAACCCGGAAAAAGAGTAGTGCCCTCTCTGGGGGCCTTTTGCATCCATGATGTCAGCCCTGCCTGGCCCACCCCAAGACTTCCTGTGGCTCCAGACAGATCACTCCCTCTCCGTAACTATTAGTTGGCTTTTCAATTGCTTGCAGCCAAACTCAATCCTAAAACATACCAAActctaaaaaagatttaaaacttcttttcttaaaaaaaaaagccacaaattaaatttaaaagcaaataacaaattcaggaaaatatttaccATAAGTTTGACAGAGGGGTAATATCATCAATGTATTAACATCCAAGCCCTTTATAAATTTAGGAAACAGCCCactgaaaaatacacaaagagtatgGACAgcttacaaaagaagaaatgcaaatcgaaaAATCTGAAACCTCAGCAATGATTAATGGAACACATAAAACAAGTCAGAACTTTTTTGCCTATCAagttgacaaacttttttttttaatttagagcaGGCAAATTTGTGTAATCTTTCTAGAAAGCAATTTAGTTGTAATAAGTCCATCCTTCTGaagtaattctacttctaggaatctgTCTTAAAGAAACAGCAGGAAATTTCAGCTGAGCTTTGTGAGAGAATGTTCATCATGgcatagcattatttataaaagtaagaaATTGGAATCCTGCCAAGTGCTCAATTATAAGAAACGGATTTAGTAAGGTTGGCATATATACAAGCTGGAATATTTTACAGCCATATAGTAGTTTTGCTTTTAACTGTGGTCAGGGACAGGATTTTCTAGGGGCCAAGCATTCAGGTTATAGAGTAAGAGAGACTAGGGTTCAAGTCCTCGCTCACCATTTATAGCTGGGACCATCAGCAAGTTATGTAACATCTGGAGAccgtgtccccatctgtaaaatgataggagctgcctaaaaataaaataatgtatgtaaaatatttagctCGGACCTGGCCAAAAAGTTTCCAGAAGAGAGGCTCTTATTAATATCGTTGAATGACGTGGAATACGCTATGTGGAAAAGTGGGACTCAAAACTCCAGCCCAGtgttcattttggaaaagaaaaagtgtgaatatatgcatttttgaaacactggaaggaaatgcaacagattgTTAAAGTTAGTTCTGTCTggatgttttatttccttttggttttcaaatattctaCAAGGAATGAATActttttataatcaggaaaaattttcactttttaaaaaccaagtttaAAGTCAAGCCCTGAAgtccttaatttcttttaacatagtgtgcttttttttccccacctaaGCCTTTTGAAATCCACCTCCTGACAGATTAATAATAGCTCTTCCTATGTACCAGGTGGTGTTCTAGGCATATACTGAGAGTAAAAACTCttcaatttcc
This region includes:
- the PDRG1 gene encoding p53 and DNA damage-regulated protein 1 translates to MLSPEAERVLRYLVEVEELAEEVLADKRQIVDLDTKRNQNREGLRALQKDLSVSEDVMVCFGNMFIRMPHPQTKEMIEKDQDHLDKEIERLRKQLKVKVNRLFEAQGKPELKGFNLNPLNQDELKALKIILKG